The Halomonas sp. 7T genome contains a region encoding:
- a CDS encoding peptidylprolyl isomerase, whose translation MIVLQTNHGDITIALNHEKAPVSAANFEQYVREGFYDGTLFHRVIDGFMVQGGGFDQDFNQKPTRDPIENEADNGLQNTIGTLAMARTQDPHSATAQFFINVGDNSFLNHSGKSLQGWGYAVFGEVVEGMEIVNKIKGVSTTRRGMHADVPSEDVIIERAFVKEAE comes from the coding sequence ATGATCGTATTACAGACCAACCACGGTGACATTACTATTGCGCTTAATCATGAAAAAGCGCCGGTTAGCGCGGCTAACTTTGAACAGTATGTGCGTGAAGGATTTTACGACGGCACGCTCTTTCACCGTGTCATCGATGGCTTCATGGTACAAGGCGGCGGTTTTGATCAAGACTTTAACCAAAAGCCGACCCGCGACCCCATTGAAAACGAAGCTGACAACGGCCTGCAAAATACCATAGGCACGTTGGCAATGGCACGCACCCAAGACCCTCATTCTGCCACAGCACAGTTTTTTATTAACGTAGGTGACAATAGCTTCCTCAACCATAGCGGTAAAAGCCTCCAAGGCTGGGGCTATGCTGTCTTTGGCGAAGTGGTTGAAGGTATGGAGATAGTCAACAAAATTAAGGGCGTTAGCACTACGCGCCGGGGTATGCACGCTGATGTCCCGTCTGAAGATGTCATTATCGAGCGTGCATTCGTTAAAGAAGCAGAATAA
- a CDS encoding glutamine--tRNA ligase/YqeY domain fusion protein, with protein sequence MTNETTPAPNFIRNQVRDEIEGGQVSKIVTRFPPEPNGFLHIGHAKSICLNFGLAEQLGGECHLRFDDTNPAKEEQAYIDAIKEDVSWLGFKWAGPVRFASDYFDQLYIWAQHLIREGKAYVDDLSPDEIREYRGTLTEPGKPSPYRERSVEENLDLLERMRVGEFAEGGKVLRAKIDMASPNINLRDPILYRVRHAHHHQTGDKWKIYPSYDFTHGQSDAIEGITHSICTLEFEDHRPLYEWFLNNLPVPAKPRQIEFARLNLDYTLTSKRKLKLLVDEQIVDGWDDPRMPTISGMRRRGYTPASIRKFCEMIGVTRADGGLVDIAMLTHAIRSDLEDNAPRAMCVLKPLKVVLTNVPEDHEEMYEVPGHPARDDMAVRKVPFGRELYIDQDDFMEDAPKKFFRLAPGKEVRLRNSYVIRCDDVIKDDAGEITELHCSVDFDTLGKNPEGRKVKGVIHWVSAAYGVPMEVRLYENLFLVEQPDRDKDVDFLDHLNPESLAVCQAIGEPSLADAAPEDRFQFERTGYFCADRHASKPGQPVFNRTVGLKDSWAKIKQKG encoded by the coding sequence ATGACCAACGAGACCACCCCAGCGCCGAACTTCATTCGCAACCAAGTACGCGACGAAATTGAGGGCGGCCAGGTCAGCAAAATTGTCACACGCTTTCCCCCTGAGCCCAATGGCTTTCTGCATATCGGCCATGCTAAGTCGATTTGTTTAAATTTTGGGTTGGCGGAGCAGTTGGGTGGTGAGTGTCATCTGCGTTTTGACGACACCAACCCAGCGAAAGAAGAGCAGGCGTATATTGACGCCATCAAAGAAGATGTCAGTTGGTTGGGTTTTAAATGGGCTGGCCCTGTGCGCTTTGCATCGGATTACTTCGATCAACTATATATTTGGGCTCAACATCTAATCCGTGAAGGCAAGGCCTACGTGGATGATCTATCGCCAGATGAGATCCGTGAATATCGCGGCACATTAACTGAGCCCGGCAAGCCAAGCCCTTACCGCGAGCGCAGTGTGGAAGAGAACCTTGATCTCCTTGAGCGGATGCGTGTCGGCGAGTTTGCGGAAGGCGGGAAAGTGCTGCGCGCTAAAATTGATATGGCCTCGCCTAATATCAATCTGCGTGATCCTATTCTTTACCGTGTCCGGCATGCTCATCATCATCAGACCGGTGATAAGTGGAAAATCTATCCTTCTTATGACTTTACCCACGGTCAATCTGACGCCATTGAGGGGATTACTCACTCTATCTGTACGTTGGAGTTTGAAGATCACCGTCCGCTGTATGAGTGGTTTTTAAACAACCTTCCCGTGCCAGCGAAACCACGCCAGATTGAGTTCGCCCGTCTGAACCTTGACTATACGCTAACCTCTAAGCGCAAGTTAAAGCTATTGGTTGACGAGCAAATTGTCGATGGGTGGGACGACCCGCGCATGCCAACCATCTCTGGCATGCGTCGTCGTGGCTATACGCCAGCTTCTATCCGTAAGTTTTGTGAGATGATCGGTGTGACGCGCGCCGACGGTGGTTTAGTGGATATTGCCATGCTAACGCATGCGATCCGCTCAGACCTTGAGGACAACGCGCCGCGGGCAATGTGCGTATTGAAACCTCTTAAAGTAGTGCTGACGAATGTCCCTGAAGACCATGAAGAGATGTACGAAGTGCCCGGTCACCCCGCACGTGACGATATGGCCGTGCGTAAGGTGCCGTTTGGTCGTGAGCTTTACATCGACCAAGATGACTTTATGGAAGATGCGCCCAAGAAGTTCTTCCGCTTAGCGCCCGGCAAGGAAGTACGTCTTCGCAACAGCTACGTTATACGCTGTGATGATGTGATTAAAGACGACGCGGGTGAGATCACAGAGCTGCATTGCTCGGTAGATTTCGATACTTTGGGTAAAAACCCAGAAGGCCGCAAGGTGAAAGGCGTAATTCATTGGGTTAGCGCGGCTTACGGTGTGCCCATGGAAGTACGCCTGTACGAAAACCTCTTCTTGGTTGAGCAGCCCGATCGCGACAAAGATGTCGATTTCCTAGACCACCTCAATCCAGAGTCTCTGGCAGTTTGTCAGGCGATTGGCGAGCCCAGCTTGGCGGACGCAGCTCCGGAAGATCGCTTCCAGTTTGAGAGAACAGGTTATTTCTGTGCCGACCGTCATGCTTCCAAACCAGGGCAGCCGGTGTTTAACCGCACCGTAGGATTAAAAGATAGCTGGGCGAAAATCAAACAGAAGGGCTAA
- the cysS gene encoding cysteine--tRNA ligase, with protein sequence MQIYNTLTRRKEPFTPLVAGKVSMYVCGMTVYDYCHLGHARVMVAFDVITRYLRHRGYEVNYVRNITDIDDKILKRADENSETISALTERMIDAMHDDEVRLNVLPPSHEPRATGHIGEIIAMIETLIEKGFAYPAANGDVYYRVRKFTNYGKLNNRQLDDMRSGARVEVDVHKEDPLDFVLWKAAKPTEVHWPSPWGDGRPGWHIECSAMSTCCLGDTFDIHGGGPDLTFPHHENEIAQSEAATGKTYVNTWMHAGAVRVNQEKMSKSLGNFFTIRDVLAEHDPEVVRYLLVASHYRSAINYSADSLVEARKSLTRFYTALDGVEVQEQESQDASTVGQEALATYSERFTTAMDDDFNTPEALAVLFDLARDLNRAKSDQPAEAPRLAGELKRLAGVLGLLQQRPQTFLKGVQQQVALSEAEIESKIAERQASKANKDFAQADAIRDELAALGIILKDSREGTTWVIETPQ encoded by the coding sequence ATGCAGATTTACAATACGCTGACACGCCGCAAAGAACCGTTTACCCCGCTCGTCGCGGGTAAAGTAAGCATGTATGTCTGTGGCATGACGGTGTATGACTATTGCCACCTTGGCCACGCACGGGTAATGGTGGCCTTTGATGTGATTACCCGCTATCTGCGCCACCGTGGTTACGAAGTAAACTACGTACGCAATATCACTGATATCGACGACAAGATCCTCAAGCGCGCTGATGAAAATAGCGAGACCATCAGTGCACTGACGGAGCGTATGATCGATGCAATGCATGATGACGAAGTGCGTCTGAACGTATTGCCGCCGAGCCACGAGCCGCGTGCTACCGGGCATATAGGCGAGATCATTGCCATGATCGAAACGCTGATTGAGAAGGGCTTTGCCTATCCCGCTGCGAATGGTGATGTCTATTATCGGGTACGTAAATTTACCAACTATGGCAAGCTGAATAACCGTCAACTGGATGACATGCGCTCGGGTGCGCGTGTAGAGGTGGATGTTCATAAAGAAGACCCCCTCGACTTCGTGCTTTGGAAAGCTGCTAAGCCTACCGAGGTTCACTGGCCTTCTCCATGGGGCGATGGGCGGCCTGGCTGGCATATTGAGTGCTCAGCTATGTCAACGTGCTGCTTGGGCGATACGTTCGATATTCACGGTGGTGGACCTGATCTTACTTTTCCCCATCATGAAAATGAGATCGCTCAATCTGAAGCGGCTACCGGCAAAACCTACGTAAATACGTGGATGCACGCAGGTGCCGTTCGGGTGAATCAGGAAAAGATGTCAAAATCGTTGGGCAACTTTTTCACTATCCGTGATGTGCTGGCTGAGCATGATCCAGAGGTTGTACGTTATCTGTTAGTGGCTAGTCACTACCGAAGCGCCATCAACTATTCGGCTGATTCACTCGTTGAGGCACGTAAATCGCTCACCCGGTTTTACACCGCGCTGGACGGTGTTGAGGTGCAAGAGCAAGAGAGTCAAGACGCCTCAACTGTTGGTCAAGAAGCGCTTGCTACGTATAGCGAACGCTTCACAACGGCGATGGATGATGACTTCAATACGCCCGAAGCATTAGCGGTACTGTTTGATTTAGCCCGTGATCTTAACCGTGCAAAAAGCGACCAGCCGGCAGAAGCTCCGCGCCTGGCAGGCGAGTTGAAGCGTTTAGCCGGTGTGTTAGGGCTTTTGCAGCAGAGGCCTCAGACCTTTCTTAAAGGTGTTCAGCAGCAGGTGGCACTTAGCGAAGCTGAGATTGAGAGCAAAATTGCTGAGCGTCAGGCTTCAAAAGCCAATAAGGATTTTGCCCAGGCGGATGCGATTCGTGACGAACTGGCCGCTTTAGGTATTATTCTAAAAGATTCCCGGGAAGGAACTACCTGGGTGATTGAAACGCCTCAGTAA